A region of the Synechococcus sp. PCC 7502 genome:
TTAAGTTTGGTGAATATCGTGGCTACCGAATATTTTTAAGGTTTCGGTAAATTCCTTTAACTCGGCGATCGCTTTTAAAATTGGAGCTTATTGATGATTCACTATAAATTGATATACCTGAAAGTGGGAACTTGATCTTAGCTTTTGAGCTTTAACCTTTGACGGATGGTCTTTTGACTTAGGAGTTTGGACTAAGGGATAATTTGGGGCTGAATTATTCAATAAAATCCTTAAACCATGAAAATCAAACTTATTTTGGGTAGTCTAGCGATCGCTCTATCTACTGCTATACCCTCCAATGCTCTGAATACTTTGCCCGAAAGCGTTAACCTACACTTCCCCATTAATACTCTTTTGTCCCATAACGATCATGATCATAAAAAAATGGAAGTCCCCAAAGGTCAGCCCATTCCCACGGTAAAGTTGATAGTTACTCCCGATGCCCAAAAAGGTTGGAACCTCGAACTTAAAACTACTAATTTTAAGTTTGCACCAGAAAAACTAAATGCCGAATCCATGACTTCTAATGAAGGACATGCCCATCTTTTCATTAATGGTAAAAAAATTACTAGACTCTATAGCTCTTGGTATTATCTGGAAAGCTTACCTAAAGGAAATAATAAAATTACAGTTACCTTGAATACTAATAACCATGCTGACATCACAGTCGCTGATCAGCCTGTCTCTGATACTAAAGTGATTACAATTAAGTAACTTTAACTTGGCTGAATATTCGGCTGGATATGAATATCGTAGCTACCAAAAATTTTTAGAGTTTCGGTAAACTCCTTTAACTCGGCGATCGCTTCGGTAATTTCTGGAATAGATGCTTCAATATCTATGAAAAAAATATAAGGGTTGTGCGATCGCTTCGATGGTCGAGACTCAATTCTGGTTAAATTAATATGACGCTTGGCAAATACAGCAAGGGGATTAAATAAAGAACCCGGCTCATTAGACTTAGTAGTAAATGCCAAGGAAGTATGTTTACCCTGATCGGTGGGAACTAAACCTAAAACCCAAAACCTTGTACAGTTATCAGAAAAATCATTAGTCGGGAACCTGAGGATCGGTAAATTATAGAGTTTGGCAGCACTAGGGGAAGCGATCGCCGCTAAATGGAGGTCTTGGCTAACATCTTCCATTTTTTCCGTATTAGAATTACCAGGAATTAATTGTGCCTGCGGCAGAAACTGCTCTAACCAATTTTGGCACTGCGCTAGAGATTGGGGATGGGAATGCACAGCTTGAATCTGCTCAAGGGATTGGGCATGGGTAATTAGGGCATGTTGTACAGGTAAGACTAAAGCCTCTTGAATTTGCAACTGATCCCACAGCCAAATACTATCTAAGGTCATGGTTACACTACCTTGGGTTGAATTTTCCACTGGCACGATCGCCCGATCAATTTCCCCTGTCGCCACGGCTTTAAGTGCTTGGGGAATCGTAGGATAAGAACATAGTTGGGAATCTGGTAAATGATGCAGTTGACAGTAAGATAGAGCGGCTAACTCAGCATAGGTTCCCGTTGGTCCAAGGTAAGCAATAGAAGTCATTGATTTTAATTTCCAGCTATATACTTAAATTGCCATAAATATATCAGCTAGGTGATAGGAATAAGGTTTTGATCTGCCGAAATATCCCCAATTATCATTAATATGAATATTGCCTTATTTGGTACCAGTGGTGATCCTCCTACGATTGGACATCAAAGAATACTGGAGTGGTTAAGCGATCGCTACGATCTTGTGGTTGTTTGGGTTTCTAATAATCCATTTAAATCCCATCAAACCAGTTTAGAAGATCGGATCGCCATGATGCGGCTCTTAATAGCTGAAATCATTGCCGAGAGCGATCACCCCAACCTAGAACTACACCCCGAAATTAGTAATCCCTATAGCTTGATTACGGTGAAACAGGCACAAAAAATCTGGCAAGGTGCTGAATTTACCCTTGTGATTGGTGGTGACTTGATTGAGCAAATAGCCAATTGGTATCAAGCAGAAGAACTATTACAACAGGTTAAAATTTTAGTGGTTGACCGCCGTGGTTATCAAATTTCTGAGTCACACCTAACAAATCTCCAAATTAAAGGAGCCAAAGTAGCGATCGCCGATCTTGTGGTTCCTGAAATCTCTTCAACAAACTATCGTAAAAACGGTGATCAGTCAGGCATAATACCTTCAATTGCCCAATACATTTACACCAATAATCTGTACCAATGGGAGGAAACAAACCCCAATACCCCCTAGCTCAATTTAAAGTAGGAGTTGACAACGTAATTTTCGCTGTGGATACAGATCAAAATCGACTCCTAGTCCTTTTAGTCATGCGGGATGCGGAACCATTTCGAGATAGTTGGTGTCTCCCCGGCACTTTGGTGCGTCAGGGAGAATCCCTAGAATCCGCAGCCTATAGAATATTAGCTGAAAAAATTCGGGTGCAGAATCTCTATCTAGAACAGTTATTTACCTTTGATCCAACTCCTAATTCAGATTTGCGGTACCTATCCGTCAGCTATTTTGCCCTTGCCCGCCAAGCCGAAACCGAATTAATTGCCGAGGGTGTAAGTGGTATTGCTTGGTATCCAGTTAAGCAAGTTCCCCCATTAGCATTTAATCATAACCAAATCTTAGAATACGGACATCGCCGCCTTTGCAATAAATTAGAGTACAGCCCCGTAGCCTTTGATGTGCTTCCAGAATTTTTCACCCTAGGCGATCTTTACCAACTCTACACCACGGTTTTAGGCGATGATTTTTCTGATTACTCCAACTTCCGTTCCCGACTCCTAAAGCTAGGGTTTTTACAGGAAACGGGTGGTAAAACCTCACGAGGTGCAGGCAGACCAGCCACCCTATATCGGTTTGATGCCGAGGCATTTGCTCCATTCAAAGATAAGCCTATGGTTTTTATCTAAAATTACTAAATAAATTCAAATTCCTAAATTATGGAGGATTACCAAATTATTAACCTTCCCACCCCCAGCAGTGCCATACGATTAGCAGGCAGCAAAGAAGAAAATCTGAAACTCATAGCTAGTTTGACTGATACAAAACTAGTCCTGAGGGGACAAGAGCTTCTGATTAGTGGTACTGAGGCAGCAGTGAAACTATGTCAAGACTTAGTCTATGGGTTAAAGCCTCTGTGGTCTCAGGATCGAGCGATCGCCTCTGTGGATATTGTGGCAGCAAAACAGGCAATCGATCAAAATCTTAGGGATGAGTGGAGCGATCGCCCTACGATGATGCGAAATCGGCGGGGAGATATGATTCAACCACGTACCTTTAAGCAAAAGCAGTATGTGCAATTTATGGAAACCTATGACCTCACCTTTGGCATTGGACCCGCAGGCACAGGAAAAACCTATCTAGCAGCAGTTACAGCCGTGAAAGCACTGCAAAGTAATCAATTTGAGCGATTAATTCTCACCCGTCCCGCCGTTGAAGCTGGAGAAAAGCTAGGATTTTTACCCGGTGATTTACAACAAAAAATTAGTCCCTATTTACGACCGCTCTATGATGCTTTGCATGAGTTAATCGATCCCGATAAAATTCCGGCGATGATGGAGCGGGGTATCATTGAACTGGCACCTCTGGCATATATGCGGGGACGTACTCTCAATAATGCTTTTATCATTGTCGATGAGGCACAGAACACTACCCCTGCCCAAATGAAGATGGTACTGACAAGATTAGGCTTTAATTCTCGTATGGTGGTAACTGGTGACATTACCCAGATTGACCTGCCTTCCCATCAACATTCAGGTTTGATTAATGTGAAAAATATTTTGGCGGGAGTCGAAGGGGTAGCGTTTTCCTACTTTAATAAAAGTGATGTAGTTAGGCATCCATTAGTGCAAAGAATTGTTGCCGCCTATGAAAGTGATGAAACTTAGCAATGACTTTAGGCTCAAGGATTAGGCAGATGGAAGTCTAATAACTTATAAAATCTAAAAAAACTATAATTACAGTTATTTTTATAAGACTTTTTGTTATCCCAAAAACTAGATTTCATAAATATTTTCCTGTGTTGGTATTTGCATATTTGCGATAGATAATTATCAACAATAGCTTTGTTTTTCAAATTATTGAGTCTAGATTGCAAATATTATTAGTAGATAGACATGAATATATTTATGAGAATTAATATAAAACTGATTCTTTGTATATTGATACTATCTTTATCTATTTTTTTTTTTTAGTATGAACTATTCATGATTTTGTTTTACGAAAGGTAGATATTTGACTGGCGAAGAAAAAAATTCATATTGTATTTGAGAAGCTCAATAACAGAACCATATTAAATATCTAAAAAAAAGTGGGATGATTTAGATTTAAACTTGGAGGTAAAAGTTGAAAATCCTTAAAACTACAGCAATAATTTTAACAATATCTTCTGTATTAGTTGGAGCTTTTTCCTTATTAAAATGGTCAATCAGACAGAAACAGTTTGAAGATTGGTTACCTGCAAAACTGGAATTTGTTGGGTCAATCACAACTGCTGATGGAAATGGTATTCCGTTTGGCTGCTTTTTTGGAGTTTATAAACTATCAGACAAAACATTAGCTGGTATAAATAGAGATAAGTTGAAATTCTTTGAGGATGCAACTAAAGCCCGAGCCTATAAACAATATGACTACAATATGTATAATTCATACCAAAAGTGGCAAAAAACACCAATTGAATATACTAATAACAATAGAACATTTGGTGCAGGAATAGAATGTGCAAGGAGTGAAGGATTAGATGAATCTTTGGCTAAAAAAATAGAACTTGCAGCTTTTTCCGAAGGCTCGTTTTACACGGGACATCCTGAGGGGCAGCTACTTGTAATACCTGATCTTGGCATAGCAGTACTTTCTGGAGTTGGAGATTAAGATTATTCTACTAAGCATCTGGCTAAAACAAAATATTAATGATTCAATTAATTTTAAAATGCAAATAATTTTAGGAGCTTAGAGGTATTAAAGATAGCAGATGCTTACAGAGGGATTGAAATTACTAAATTATTTGTATTTGGCACAAAATTCCCCAACTAAGATGATTGTAATTCTTATATTTAGACCTGAAAATGCATCAAATCCATCTTTATTTAGAGTATTTTTAGCATCATGCATATATATTTATCTATTGAATAGAGTGTGATTTTACAGTTGTAAATACCAATGTTTTAATGCAACCTTGAATTGTTAGTACCTACTATTATCAAAAATGCTAAAAAATAAGCTAATTGGAGATAGAAGTTGAAATTTCTTAGAACTATAGCAATAATTTTAGCAATGTCTTCTGTATTAGTTGGAACAGTCTCCTATTTACTATGGGCAAGTAGACAAAAACAGTTTAGAGATTGGTTACCTGCAAAACTAGATTTTGTTGGGCATATCACAACTGCTGATGGAAATAGTATTCTGTTTGGTTGCTTTTTTGGAGTGTATAAATTATCAGACAAAACATTAGCTGGTATCAATAGAGATAAGTTGAAATTCTTTGAGGATGCAACTAAAGCCAGAGCACATCAGCAAGATGACAACAGTATGTATAATTCATACGAAAAGTGGCAGAAAACCCCAATTGAATATACTGATAGCAATACAACATTTGGTGCAGGGATAAAGTGTGCAAGGAGTGCAGGACTAGATGAATCTTTGGCTAAAAAAATAGAACTTGCAGCTTTTTCAGAAGGCTCATTTTATACAGGACATCCTGAGGGGCAGCTACTTGTAATACCTGATCTTGGTATAGCCGTACTGTCTGGAGCGGGAGGATAGGGTATTTTTGGCAATTAAAATATACTATCTTTTTCATGTAGATTCAGTTAATTAGAAAATAATCTAAGGGGTATTAGAAATGGTAGATGCTTCAAGAGGAATAGAAATCACTAATTTATTTGTGTTTGGGGAAAAATTCCCAGATCAAAATGACTACAACACTCATACTAGATTTATCTAAATCATCTTCTCCTCTATGATATGAAGTGATATATGGACAAAGGTTGCGCCAGTACCAGTATTCAAGGTGGACTAATTTAGTCCCTATGTGTTAAAACTTTTTTTAAGATCAGTAATTTAATTTTACTAATTACATGGAAATTAAACTTACTAAACGCCATATTATTTTTGGCTTAGTAATAGTTTTAATTTGTATACCACTCGCCTTTAATTATTCTGGGTTCTGCTTTGAAAAAGGAAGGTACTTAACTAATACGGAAAAGTTTCGTGCAGTTTTTGAAGAAGTAAATCAATATGGAAAGCCAAGTATGTTTTTTAGTGAGGGAAATGATGATGGTAAACTTATATCTATGCTTCCATTTGGCAATAATCGAAAGTTGATAGAAGTAAAATATATTTCATATAAGAATTTTGAAGAGTTTTTAAGATTAAATCCAAATTGTTGTGATGTAGGTTAAAGAGATGATTATGAACTTCCCTTGCCTAATTTATGGGATCAACTAACTGGATATTATTCTAATGAGATGGTTAGTTTAGTATTTAAATATAGATATTATGTCAATGATAACTATTCTGAAAGACAAATTAGGTACAAAAGGCTTATGACAAATTGTGGGAATATAATCAGACATTAGTTTATAACCTGCATATATTGCAGAACTAAGAGTGACGTAGTTAGGTATCCATTAGTGCAAAGAATTGTTACCGCCTATGAAAGTGATGAAACTTAGCAATGACTTTAGGCTCAAGCATTAGGTACATGGAAGTCTAAAAATATAGCTAACTCAATAAGTTATTAGCAAGGTCTTGTTCTTGTGCTGCTACCTCTGCGATCGCCGTCGTTAAAACTTCACGGGGAGTTAAACCATTACCTACCTGTGCCAACCATCTTTGTGCTTCATTACCTTGATTCAAGATTTTCTCTAAAGGTGATAAAAAGCAGCTGACTCCCTGAGCAGTTGCCCTAGGCTTAACTTGATGATATTGATTCCAAATCCAATCTCTAGCAATTACTTTTTCACCTGTTTCCCAGTTAATTAATTCCGCATCCAGACTATTACGGGCGGCAGAAATTTCATTTTGATCGGCGATCGCCATTAATTCATCGGGACTAAATTTCTTAGATAGAAGTGGATCAAGATTTTGATCAGCCAGCAGCATCTGTAACCGCATTTCCAATAAAGTCGTAATTGCCAAAAGTGCCAATGGATCAATAACTAAATCACAAATCCGCAACTCCAGCCGATTTAGATCGTAGGGACGATTATCCCCATTCGGACGCACAGCCGACCACAGATGTCGCACATTTTGCATCACCCCCAGTTGAATTTGGTGATTTGTCCAATCAATAAAATGCCTATGGCTGCTGAATAAAGGCACATGGATAGGGGTTTTAGGAAACATTTGCCACCTTGTGGAGTGGGAACCAGTGACTTCACCATTTAGGAAAGGCGATGATGCACTTAAAGCTAGATACAGGGCTGCTTCCATTCGCACTAACCGACAGGCTCTAATCAAATCTTCAGTATTGGGAATGCCCACATTAATATGAATACTCGCAGTTACGACTTTAGTGCCGTAGGTATTTTCAATATAGCCATGATAAGGATTCTGGGGATCGGAGCGATGGAATGATTCACTCCCACCTAGGGCAAGGGTACTGCCGGGCATAACCGTATAATCACCAAGCGATCGCAGGTACTGCCGTAATTGCCGCCGAGGTTCTAACAATGCTATACACAAAAGCTCATATTTTGTTAAAGGTGGGGTTGTATATTCCACATTGCGACTGTCTGGTTCTCGGACAAAGCCCTGCAGATCGGCAACAATCTGATCAGAAAAGCCAACGGCATCGCCTGTGGGAGTACAGGTATAAATCTCAACCTCAAATCCCTTTGATAAAAGCACCAATCAATACCGCCTAAAGATTCTAGTTGTCTCAGATTATTCTAAATCCTTTGGGAATTATCTGACTACTAAAACTGGGCAAGGGGCATGGTGTACAACATAATCACTTACACTACCGAGCATGAGCCGTTCCATTGAGCCTAGCCCCCTAGAGCCAACTACTAAAACATCAATATCTGTTTTTGCTAATTTACAAATTAAATCCCGTGGTGAGCCAAACTCTAGACTGGTAGTACATTCTACCTCTGCTTCTTGGCAGGATTTCTCAGCTTCTTGGAGAAGCGATCGCCCTTTTTCCACTAAAGCTTTTTCTAGTTCAGGATTAGGATGTGCTTGCCAACTAACCCAGTCTCCGGTGGGCATGATTAATTCAGGGTAATAATCCCTCAATGGTTCGATCACATTAATTGCCAAAATTGATGCATGGGAACTTTTGGCTAAACTAATCGCCGACTGTAAGGCTTTATAACCAGCATGGGAGCCATCGATCGCTACTAAGAACTTCATAGACTTAACCTCCCTTTCAATAACTTTAAGATTCTAAGAATTATGATTTAAGAATTATGTAGTTAAGCGTAGATTCTTTTAGGGGAATTACTATGCTTTGTAATTCTTTATACAATTCTCCCACAACAGTAGAGAGTAGTTAAGGTTTGTTTATGTAAATACACATATGGCAATCCTAAATTATCTCTTAATTTACAGAGAAATGCGCGGGAAATAGGTGGAAAAATAACGAAGGAATTAAGCTTAGTTCCAAAAATTGGAATTAGGTTATCATGGTCAAAAAGTTTTTGTCTGTTTTGATGAGAGCAATAAATAGCAAGATATAAAACTACTCACAAACCCATGATCCTATCAATCTCTAGCTTTTTTATTCGCAGACCAGTATTTGCGACTGTTTGCTCGTTGATTATTACGCTTTTGGGAACAGCTTGTATATTTTTGCTACCGA
Encoded here:
- the pheA gene encoding prephenate dehydratase; amino-acid sequence: MTSIAYLGPTGTYAELAALSYCQLHHLPDSQLCSYPTIPQALKAVATGEIDRAIVPVENSTQGSVTMTLDSIWLWDQLQIQEALVLPVQHALITHAQSLEQIQAVHSHPQSLAQCQNWLEQFLPQAQLIPGNSNTEKMEDVSQDLHLAAIASPSAAKLYNLPILRFPTNDFSDNCTRFWVLGLVPTDQGKHTSLAFTTKSNEPGSLFNPLAVFAKRHINLTRIESRPSKRSHNPYIFFIDIEASIPEITEAIAELKEFTETLKIFGSYDIHIQPNIQPS
- a CDS encoding nicotinate-nucleotide adenylyltransferase translates to MNIALFGTSGDPPTIGHQRILEWLSDRYDLVVVWVSNNPFKSHQTSLEDRIAMMRLLIAEIIAESDHPNLELHPEISNPYSLITVKQAQKIWQGAEFTLVIGGDLIEQIANWYQAEELLQQVKILVVDRRGYQISESHLTNLQIKGAKVAIADLVVPEISSTNYRKNGDQSGIIPSIAQYIYTNNLYQWEETNPNTP
- a CDS encoding NUDIX domain-containing protein; the encoded protein is MGGNKPQYPLAQFKVGVDNVIFAVDTDQNRLLVLLVMRDAEPFRDSWCLPGTLVRQGESLESAAYRILAEKIRVQNLYLEQLFTFDPTPNSDLRYLSVSYFALARQAETELIAEGVSGIAWYPVKQVPPLAFNHNQILEYGHRRLCNKLEYSPVAFDVLPEFFTLGDLYQLYTTVLGDDFSDYSNFRSRLLKLGFLQETGGKTSRGAGRPATLYRFDAEAFAPFKDKPMVFI
- a CDS encoding PhoH family protein produces the protein MMEDYQIINLPTPSSAIRLAGSKEENLKLIASLTDTKLVLRGQELLISGTEAAVKLCQDLVYGLKPLWSQDRAIASVDIVAAKQAIDQNLRDEWSDRPTMMRNRRGDMIQPRTFKQKQYVQFMETYDLTFGIGPAGTGKTYLAAVTAVKALQSNQFERLILTRPAVEAGEKLGFLPGDLQQKISPYLRPLYDALHELIDPDKIPAMMERGIIELAPLAYMRGRTLNNAFIIVDEAQNTTPAQMKMVLTRLGFNSRMVVTGDITQIDLPSHQHSGLINVKNILAGVEGVAFSYFNKSDVVRHPLVQRIVAAYESDET
- the gshA gene encoding glutamate--cysteine ligase; this translates as MLLSKGFEVEIYTCTPTGDAVGFSDQIVADLQGFVREPDSRNVEYTTPPLTKYELLCIALLEPRRQLRQYLRSLGDYTVMPGSTLALGGSESFHRSDPQNPYHGYIENTYGTKVVTASIHINVGIPNTEDLIRACRLVRMEAALYLALSASSPFLNGEVTGSHSTRWQMFPKTPIHVPLFSSHRHFIDWTNHQIQLGVMQNVRHLWSAVRPNGDNRPYDLNRLELRICDLVIDPLALLAITTLLEMRLQMLLADQNLDPLLSKKFSPDELMAIADQNEISAARNSLDAELINWETGEKVIARDWIWNQYHQVKPRATAQGVSCFLSPLEKILNQGNEAQRWLAQVGNGLTPREVLTTAIAEVAAQEQDLANNLLS
- a CDS encoding universal stress protein, with protein sequence MKFLVAIDGSHAGYKALQSAISLAKSSHASILAINVIEPLRDYYPELIMPTGDWVSWQAHPNPELEKALVEKGRSLLQEAEKSCQEAEVECTTSLEFGSPRDLICKLAKTDIDVLVVGSRGLGSMERLMLGSVSDYVVHHAPCPVLVVR